Proteins encoded by one window of Mycoplasma capricolum subsp. capricolum ATCC 27343:
- a CDS encoding Cof-type HAD-IIB family hydrolase: MNKINIKLLILDMDGTSYYKMGPIIEKNIEPLKKAIQKGIKVVFVTGRPVLAKLNSLKHHGLLVDHQLIAGYNAACIYDLSKNQILLSNPIKTSQAKEVFDIIISKKFENSNIKIWGYVDDLKTVITNKWTKNPSDYHDETDFFDGQVLEYKDVKDNFNFKFFKLLAFDINQEFYDILANQLNLNVATNDNRIVEINKKDINKKLAVEWFSNYFDIDLKNIAAIGDGMNDLEMISHVGYKVAIKNSVEPIKKIANIYIDKTAEQGAVEEFIKSYILGE; this comes from the coding sequence ATTAAATTATTAATATTGGATATGGATGGGACTAGTTATTATAAAATGGGTCCTATTATTGAAAAAAATATTGAACCATTAAAAAAAGCTATTCAAAAAGGAATTAAAGTAGTCTTTGTTACAGGACGTCCTGTTTTAGCAAAACTAAATAGTTTAAAACATCATGGATTATTAGTTGATCATCAATTGATTGCTGGATATAATGCTGCTTGTATTTATGATTTAAGTAAAAATCAAATATTATTATCAAATCCTATAAAAACCAGTCAAGCAAAAGAAGTATTTGACATAATAATAAGTAAAAAGTTTGAAAATAGCAACATTAAAATTTGAGGATATGTTGATGATCTAAAAACTGTAATAACTAATAAATGAACTAAAAACCCAAGTGATTATCATGATGAAACAGATTTTTTTGATGGTCAAGTTCTTGAATATAAAGATGTTAAAGATAATTTTAATTTTAAATTCTTTAAACTTTTAGCTTTTGATATTAATCAAGAATTTTATGATATTCTAGCTAATCAATTAAATTTAAATGTAGCTACAAATGATAATAGAATAGTAGAAATTAATAAAAAAGATATCAATAAAAAACTAGCTGTTGAATGATTTTCTAATTATTTTGATATTGATTTAAAAAATATTGCTGCAATTGGTGATGGAATGAATGATTTAGAAATGATAAGTCATGTTGGATATAAAGTAGCTATAAAAAATTCTGTTGAACCAATTAAAAAAATAGCAAATATTTATATTGATAAAACAGCTGAGCAAGGTGCAGTTGAAGAATTTATTAAAAGTTACATACTAGGAGAATAA
- the gpmI gene encoding 2,3-bisphosphoglycerate-independent phosphoglycerate mutase, which yields MKVKRPILLAILDGWGLAEPDKGNAVDNANMIFVKQLKQTYPWLKAHASGKWVGLPENQMGNSEVGHIHLGAGRINLESLAKLNHETKTNNIAKNDEIVKTFEYVKKNNSALHLMGLFSNGGVHSHFDHMIAIYKAAIVYGITNIKFDLITDGRDTKPKLAYDFIKNLLELIKQNNNIGIISSVSGRYYAMDRDKRFDRSRIAYNAIVNRNNVRSFTNILDYIQQEYMINHDDEMIIPAFNQDDFNGNLKANDAIIMTNFRPDRAIQISSILTNKNYIAWQSEAFSDAEFIGDKIRFVSMMKYSDSVTSPHIAYPPKPLTNTLGQYLSKLGLKQLRIAETEKIAHVTFFFDGGNDYFKNGLAKNDEITLANAYIDLIPSAKVATYDLKPQMSAVEITDKLLEEIKKDEFDFIVLNFANCDMVGHTGNNKATEIACKTLDDQLKRIHDEFVLKHNGIMVITADHGNAEIMIDKDDQVNKKHTTSLVPIIITDKNIKLKQNDPAIAKVAPTILDLMNIEIPKEMELESMIDHN from the coding sequence ATGAAAGTAAAAAGACCGATTTTACTAGCTATTCTTGATGGTTGGGGTTTAGCTGAACCAGATAAAGGAAATGCTGTTGATAATGCAAATATGATATTTGTAAAACAATTAAAACAAACTTATCCTTGACTAAAAGCACATGCTTCTGGTAAATGAGTAGGTCTTCCAGAAAATCAAATGGGAAATTCTGAAGTTGGACATATTCATTTAGGAGCTGGAAGAATCAATTTAGAATCTTTAGCAAAACTAAATCATGAAACAAAAACTAATAACATAGCAAAAAATGATGAAATTGTTAAAACTTTTGAATATGTTAAAAAAAATAATAGTGCTTTGCATTTAATGGGATTGTTTTCAAATGGTGGTGTTCATTCTCATTTTGATCATATGATAGCTATTTATAAAGCAGCGATTGTGTATGGTATTACAAATATTAAGTTTGATTTAATTACTGATGGAAGAGACACTAAACCAAAATTAGCTTATGATTTTATTAAAAATTTATTAGAATTAATAAAACAAAATAATAATATTGGAATAATTTCTTCAGTTAGTGGAAGATATTATGCAATGGATCGTGATAAAAGATTTGATAGATCACGCATTGCTTATAATGCTATTGTTAATAGAAATAATGTTAGATCATTTACAAACATATTAGATTACATACAACAAGAATATATGATAAATCACGATGATGAAATGATTATTCCAGCATTTAATCAAGATGATTTTAATGGTAATTTAAAAGCAAATGATGCAATTATTATGACTAATTTTCGTCCAGATAGAGCTATTCAAATTTCATCAATTTTAACTAATAAAAACTATATAGCTTGGCAAAGTGAAGCATTTAGTGATGCTGAGTTTATTGGAGATAAAATTAGATTTGTTTCTATGATGAAATATTCAGATAGCGTAACTTCACCACATATTGCTTATCCACCAAAACCTTTAACAAATACTTTAGGTCAGTATTTATCTAAACTTGGATTAAAACAATTAAGAATTGCTGAAACTGAAAAAATTGCTCACGTTACTTTCTTTTTTGATGGAGGAAATGACTATTTTAAAAATGGTTTAGCAAAAAATGATGAAATTACTTTAGCTAATGCATATATTGATTTAATTCCTTCAGCTAAAGTAGCAACTTATGATTTAAAACCACAAATGTCTGCTGTTGAAATTACAGATAAACTATTAGAAGAAATTAAAAAAGATGAATTTGATTTTATAGTTTTAAATTTTGCAAATTGTGATATGGTAGGTCATACTGGAAATAACAAAGCTACTGAAATTGCATGTAAAACTTTAGATGACCAATTAAAACGTATCCACGATGAGTTTGTTTTAAAACATAATGGTATTATGGTAATTACAGCAGATCATGGTAATGCTGAAATAATGATTGATAAAGATGATCAAGTAAACAAAAAACATACAACTTCATTAGTTCCAATTATAATTACTGATAAAAACATTAAACTAAAACAAAATGATCCAGCAATTGCTAAAGTTGCTCCAACTATTTTAGATTTAATGAATATTGAAATTCCAAAAGAAATGGAATTAGAATCAATGATTGATCATAATTAA
- a CDS encoding DUF6088 family protein, with translation MSYASQIQDRIDSFRSGKVFISNDFLDIASNETVRRTLNKLVNENKIKRIMNGFYYNPEYSELIHEYEMFTVNELAFSIARKYNWEIAPFGIACLNILGLSTQVPAKMIYVSNGKNKTYKIQKREIEFKKVNNKEISNMSLKTKIVIQAIKEIGKNELNQKDINKIQNQLSDTEKQNLLKEAKNTIAWIYEYIKKICKE, from the coding sequence ATGTCATATGCTTCACAAATACAAGATAGAATAGATAGCTTTAGATCCGGAAAAGTCTTTATTAGCAATGATTTTCTAGATATCGCTTCTAATGAAACTGTTCGTAGAACATTAAATAAACTAGTTAATGAAAATAAAATTAAGAGAATTATGAATGGTTTTTATTATAATCCAGAATACAGCGAACTTATACATGAATATGAAATGTTTACAGTTAACGAATTGGCGTTTTCTATAGCAAGAAAATATAATTGAGAAATAGCTCCTTTTGGGATTGCATGTCTTAATATATTAGGTTTATCAACTCAAGTTCCAGCAAAAATGATTTACGTATCAAATGGAAAAAATAAAACTTATAAGATACAAAAAAGGGAAATAGAATTTAAAAAAGTTAATAACAAAGAAATTTCAAATATGTCTTTAAAAACAAAAATTGTTATCCAAGCTATTAAAGAAATTGGTAAAAATGAACTAAATCAAAAAGATATTAATAAAATTCAAAACCAATTATCTGATACTGAAAAACAAAACTTATTAAAAGAAGCAAAAAATACTATTGCATGAATTTATGAATATATAAAGAAAATTTGTAAGGAATAA
- a CDS encoding nucleotidyl transferase AbiEii/AbiGii toxin family protein, producing MNKFYVKNDSELRILITNAANKKGLSEEVVEKDYWVSFLLDYIFNQSKWSMSFTFKGGTSLSKCFKLIERFSEDIDLILDWRLFGYQNEPYIERTKSSQNKFNLELNEKVVTFLRDKFVKELNKDLNKFNLEFWIDQNDPNSVLCRYPKLFDPNYLFDKIRLEIGSLGKWTPAENVEIKPLISDVFPDVFKQSSTIRTISPERTFWEKTLILHSVCNKSEEKPLNTRYARHYYDLYCLYNSIYKQKALEGIDLLLDATQFKKKFYWSKSANYDDVLENKNLKLIPDDFRIEQVKKDYVDMKNMFYGYVPSIEQIFETLKKLEVEINDKLKIN from the coding sequence ATGAATAAATTTTATGTAAAAAATGATTCTGAATTAAGAATATTAATAACTAATGCAGCTAATAAAAAAGGTTTATCTGAAGAAGTTGTTGAAAAAGATTATTGAGTCAGTTTTTTATTAGACTATATTTTTAATCAAAGTAAATGATCAATGTCATTTACTTTTAAAGGAGGAACTTCTCTTTCTAAATGTTTTAAGTTAATTGAAAGATTTTCAGAAGATATTGATCTAATTTTAGATTGAAGACTCTTTGGTTATCAGAATGAACCATATATCGAAAGAACAAAAAGTAGTCAAAATAAATTTAATTTAGAATTAAATGAAAAAGTAGTAACTTTTTTAAGAGATAAATTTGTAAAAGAATTAAATAAAGACTTAAATAAATTTAATTTAGAATTTTGAATTGATCAAAATGATCCAAATAGTGTTTTGTGTAGATATCCTAAACTTTTTGACCCAAATTACTTATTTGACAAAATAAGATTAGAAATTGGATCTCTTGGTAAGTGAACTCCTGCTGAAAACGTAGAAATCAAACCCTTAATTTCTGATGTATTTCCAGATGTATTTAAACAATCTTCAACTATAAGAACTATTAGTCCTGAAAGAACTTTTTGAGAAAAAACACTTATTTTACACTCTGTATGTAATAAGTCTGAAGAAAAGCCACTTAATACTAGATATGCTAGACATTATTATGATTTATATTGTTTGTATAATTCAATTTATAAACAAAAAGCTCTTGAAGGTATTGATTTACTTTTAGATGCTACTCAATTTAAAAAGAAATTTTATTGATCTAAATCAGCAAATTATGATGATGTTTTAGAAAATAAAAATCTAAAACTAATACCAGATGATTTTAGAATAGAGCAAGTCAAAAAAGATTATGTTGATATGAAAAATATGTTTTATGGATATGTTCCATCAATAGAACAAATATTTGAAACACTAAAAAAACTAGAAGTTGAAATTAATGATAAACTGAAAATAAATTAA
- the deoC gene encoding deoxyribose-phosphate aldolase produces MEIKLNKYIDHTLLKPEATKQDIINLCNQAIQYDFATVCVNTCWTSFCKELLKNSNVGITNVVGFPLGACLTEVKVFEVKKAIENGCDEIDMVLNIGALKDKDYDLVLNDMKEVKKAANDHVVKVILENCLLTREEIIKACELAVEAGLEFVKTSTGFNKSGANIEDIKLMSKVVKNKAQVKAAGGVRTYDDAIAMINAGASRLGTSGSVEIMLKQENKSNY; encoded by the coding sequence ATGGAAATTAAATTAAATAAATATATTGATCACACTTTATTAAAACCAGAAGCAACTAAACAAGATATTATTAATTTATGTAATCAAGCAATACAATATGATTTTGCTACAGTTTGTGTTAACACTTGTTGAACTAGTTTTTGTAAAGAATTATTAAAAAATAGTAATGTAGGTATTACAAATGTTGTTGGTTTTCCATTAGGTGCATGTTTAACTGAAGTTAAAGTTTTTGAAGTTAAAAAAGCAATTGAAAACGGTTGTGATGAAATTGATATGGTATTAAACATTGGTGCTTTAAAAGATAAAGATTATGATTTAGTTTTAAATGATATGAAAGAAGTTAAAAAAGCAGCTAATGATCATGTTGTTAAAGTTATTTTAGAAAACTGTTTATTAACACGTGAAGAAATTATTAAAGCTTGTGAATTAGCTGTTGAAGCAGGATTAGAATTTGTTAAAACTTCAACAGGATTTAACAAGTCAGGAGCTAATATTGAAGATATTAAATTAATGAGTAAAGTTGTTAAAAATAAAGCTCAAGTTAAAGCTGCTGGTGGAGTTAGAACTTATGATGATGCAATTGCAATGATAAATGCTGGAGCAAGTAGACTTGGAACTAGTGGATCTGTTGAAATAATGTTAAAACAAGAAAATAAAAGTAATTATTAA